Proteins encoded by one window of Chondromyces crocatus:
- a CDS encoding RNA polymerase sigma factor codes for MSVLPLPRAEFALALMDDPDERVCAAVDPAPETDGAWIAPALAAARLRAMVDAHFDTVWRALRRLGTPPTDLDDCTQQVFLVASRRLDTIQEGSERAFLLRSAVHIAAHAARARRRRREVPESEDHDLPLQMDPAPRPDEIVEQKRNLALLDELLATLPDDLRTVLVLFELEELSTQEIAVVLKVPMGTVASRLRRAREAFARAAARHAARTPGGRS; via the coding sequence ATGAGCGTGCTCCCGCTCCCCAGGGCAGAGTTCGCCCTCGCCCTCATGGATGACCCCGACGAGCGCGTCTGCGCCGCCGTCGACCCGGCGCCCGAGACCGACGGCGCCTGGATTGCCCCGGCCCTCGCCGCCGCGCGACTCCGCGCCATGGTCGACGCCCACTTCGACACCGTGTGGCGCGCCCTCCGCCGCCTCGGCACCCCACCCACCGATCTCGACGACTGCACCCAGCAAGTCTTCCTGGTCGCCTCGCGCCGCCTCGACACCATCCAGGAGGGCAGTGAACGCGCCTTCCTCCTCCGCTCCGCCGTCCACATCGCTGCGCACGCCGCCCGCGCCCGACGCAGGCGCCGCGAGGTCCCCGAGAGCGAGGACCACGACCTCCCCCTCCAGATGGATCCCGCCCCTCGCCCCGACGAGATCGTCGAGCAGAAACGCAACCTCGCCCTCCTCGACGAACTCCTCGCCACACTCCCCGACGACCTCCGCACCGTGCTCGTCCTCTTCGAGCTGGAAGAACTCTCCACCCAGGAGATCGCCGTCGTCCTCAAGGTCCCCATGGGCACCGTCGCCTCCCGCCTCCGCCGGGCCCGCGAAGCCTTCGCGCGCGCCGCGGCTCGCCATGCTGCCCGCACCCCTGGAGGTCGCTCATGA
- a CDS encoding DUF4112 domain-containing protein — translation METAAVLVKWLDRRFLDPLIGLAVPAVGDILTSVAGLYLVVLGVRRKVPAVIVARMLVNLGLDALLGAVPVLGDVFDFAFRANVRNLALLEMHHEGRPPRAKDWLVVGGAALFLLVALAVPIALAGWLIAWLFGGHGGG, via the coding sequence ATGGAGACGGCGGCGGTGCTGGTGAAGTGGCTCGACCGGCGCTTTCTGGATCCGCTCATCGGGCTCGCGGTGCCCGCGGTCGGAGACATTCTCACCTCGGTCGCGGGGCTCTACCTGGTGGTGCTCGGCGTCCGGCGAAAGGTGCCGGCGGTCATCGTGGCGCGGATGCTGGTGAACCTGGGGCTCGATGCGCTGCTCGGAGCGGTGCCGGTGCTGGGGGACGTGTTCGATTTCGCGTTCCGCGCCAACGTGCGCAACCTGGCGCTGCTGGAGATGCACCACGAGGGGCGGCCGCCCCGCGCGAAGGACTGGCTGGTCGTCGGGGGGGCAGCGCTGTTCCTGCTGGTCGCACTGGCAGTGCCGATCGCGCTGGCGGGGTGGCTGATCGCGTGGCTCTTCGGGGGACACGGCGGCGGCTGA
- a CDS encoding energy transducer TonB gives MSAPRRWSEQDDTSLEAALFRAARADQPPADARARALAALGLADVAPSSTSAQAISERTLSEQAASEQAASKQATSAHPTPSDPAHRPARSPVLPGSPLHASGTTTRPALPPPRSTASPAAIPLFSGVLHAEPRPSRARGLVQVTSVLLAAAAMMALLVPGLRPMTSRSAPVEVDLRTASTVAPRTQDAPPVLLSGRDPEYTPEARAARVEGLVVVSCLITEQGTLTGCVVQQSLPFMDQAVLDTLATWRFTPATRNGRPIAVEQIFTVRLTLPR, from the coding sequence ATGAGCGCGCCCCGACGCTGGTCCGAGCAAGACGACACCTCGCTCGAAGCCGCGCTGTTCCGCGCCGCCCGCGCCGACCAGCCGCCTGCCGACGCCCGCGCGCGCGCCCTCGCCGCCCTCGGCCTCGCCGACGTCGCCCCCTCTTCGACCTCCGCGCAAGCCATCTCGGAGCGAACCCTCTCGGAGCAGGCCGCCTCGGAGCAGGCCGCCTCGAAGCAGGCCACCTCGGCGCACCCGACACCCTCCGACCCGGCGCATCGCCCCGCACGAAGCCCCGTGCTTCCCGGCTCGCCCTTGCACGCCTCCGGGACCACGACACGCCCCGCGCTTCCGCCCCCCCGGAGCACCGCCTCCCCCGCCGCCATCCCTCTCTTCAGCGGCGTCCTCCACGCCGAGCCGCGCCCCTCGCGCGCCCGCGGCCTCGTCCAGGTGACCTCCGTCCTCCTCGCCGCTGCGGCCATGATGGCGCTGCTCGTCCCCGGCCTGCGCCCGATGACCTCGCGCTCCGCGCCCGTCGAAGTCGACCTCCGCACCGCGAGCACGGTCGCGCCGCGCACTCAGGACGCGCCCCCCGTGCTCCTCTCCGGCCGCGACCCCGAGTACACCCCGGAAGCCCGCGCCGCCCGCGTCGAAGGCCTCGTCGTGGTGAGCTGCCTCATCACCGAGCAGGGCACCTTGACCGGCTGCGTGGTGCAGCAATCGCTCCCTTTCATGGACCAGGCCGTGCTCGACACCCTCGCCACCTGGCGCTTCACGCCCGCCACCCGCAACGGCCGCCCCATCGCCGTCGAACAGATCTTCACCGTGCGGCTCACCCTGCCGCGCTGA
- a CDS encoding NADH:flavin oxidoreductase/NADH oxidase has translation MSEPALFQPLTLRGLTLKNRVVVSPMCQYSAVDGVANDWHFVHLGRFAIGGAGTVFVEATGVEARGRISHGDMGLYNDEQQAALARIAAFVKSQGAVPAIQLAHAGRKASTHRPWQGGASITPENALPGEPPWTTVAPSALPFDEGWHTPHALTLEEIAELKEAWASSTRRALAAGFEIVEVHAAHGYLLTEFLSPISNQRTDAYGGDLAGRMRLLLEVVEVVRAVWPEDRPVFVRISAVDGTEGGWSLEDSLVLARELKARGVDVVDCSSGGLSPSMATLNRPAPGYQVPYAEALRKEVKLATMAVGLILDAAQAEAILQSGQADLVALGRALLVDPNWTQTAKAALAPEQAGDATWPPAVGYAVKRLYDLRKRAQGEKK, from the coding sequence ATGAGCGAGCCTGCCCTGTTTCAGCCTCTCACCCTGCGCGGTCTCACGTTGAAGAACCGCGTGGTGGTGTCGCCCATGTGCCAGTACTCCGCGGTCGATGGCGTCGCCAACGACTGGCACTTCGTGCATCTCGGCCGGTTCGCCATCGGGGGCGCCGGGACGGTGTTCGTCGAGGCGACGGGGGTCGAGGCGCGCGGGCGCATCTCCCACGGGGACATGGGGCTCTACAACGACGAGCAGCAGGCGGCGCTGGCGCGCATCGCGGCGTTCGTGAAGTCGCAGGGTGCAGTGCCGGCCATCCAGCTCGCGCACGCAGGGCGCAAGGCGAGCACCCACCGGCCCTGGCAGGGGGGCGCGTCGATCACGCCGGAGAATGCGCTGCCGGGGGAGCCGCCGTGGACCACGGTCGCGCCGAGCGCGCTTCCCTTCGACGAGGGGTGGCACACGCCGCACGCGCTCACGCTGGAGGAGATCGCGGAGCTGAAGGAGGCGTGGGCGAGCTCGACGCGCCGAGCACTGGCGGCGGGGTTCGAGATCGTCGAGGTCCACGCGGCGCATGGCTACTTGCTGACGGAATTCCTGTCGCCGATCTCGAACCAGCGGACGGATGCGTACGGCGGGGATCTGGCGGGGCGGATGCGCTTGCTGCTGGAGGTGGTGGAGGTGGTGCGCGCCGTGTGGCCGGAGGACCGGCCGGTGTTCGTGCGGATCTCGGCGGTGGACGGGACGGAGGGGGGCTGGTCGCTGGAAGACAGCCTGGTGCTGGCGCGGGAGCTGAAGGCGCGCGGGGTGGATGTCGTCGATTGCTCGTCGGGTGGGCTCAGCCCGTCGATGGCGACGCTGAACCGGCCGGCGCCGGGGTATCAGGTGCCGTACGCCGAGGCGCTGCGGAAGGAGGTGAAGCTCGCGACGATGGCCGTGGGGTTGATCCTCGATGCAGCGCAGGCCGAGGCGATCTTGCAGTCGGGGCAGGCGGATCTGGTGGCGCTGGGGCGGGCGTTGCTGGTCGACCCGAACTGGACGCAGACCGCGAAGGCAGCGCTCGCGCCCGAGCAGGCGGGTGATGCGACGTGGCCGCCCGCGGTGGGCTACGCGGTGAAGCGGCTGTACGACCTGCGGAAGAGGGCGCAGGGGGAGAAGAAGTAG
- a CDS encoding energy transducer TonB, whose amino-acid sequence MFDAVLNRSAVPQGRLGTGTLIALAAHGAAFALVFLLSHHAETTAPPEAPQVTLVMPPPPPPPPPPAGGIAKTTQPTKRPRPAVRPDRVTLPPERPQPTPPETPPPSDSADDDTYPEPGGQPGGIPGGTPGGTIGGHIGGVIGGTGTAPPARPAPPPPPPPATQERPFGQGMTRPVLLSGVPPTYTREARAARVEGMVLVQCVVTVDGAARNCRILKGLPHLEDAVLRAIATHRYKPSTFAGEPVTVRYTFSFRFKLE is encoded by the coding sequence ATGTTCGATGCCGTCCTGAACCGCTCCGCCGTCCCGCAAGGTCGCCTCGGCACGGGCACCCTCATCGCCCTCGCTGCCCACGGTGCCGCCTTCGCCCTCGTTTTCCTGCTCTCTCACCACGCCGAGACCACCGCGCCGCCCGAGGCCCCGCAGGTCACCCTGGTCATGCCTCCACCCCCGCCGCCTCCGCCGCCTCCAGCCGGCGGCATCGCGAAGACGACCCAGCCCACGAAGCGACCCCGCCCGGCCGTTCGTCCCGACCGCGTGACCCTCCCTCCGGAGCGACCCCAGCCCACGCCTCCCGAGACCCCACCGCCCTCGGACAGCGCGGACGACGACACCTACCCCGAGCCCGGTGGCCAGCCCGGCGGCATCCCGGGTGGCACCCCGGGCGGCACCATCGGCGGCCACATCGGCGGCGTCATCGGCGGCACCGGCACCGCCCCTCCTGCGCGACCTGCACCCCCGCCGCCACCACCCCCGGCCACCCAGGAGCGCCCCTTCGGCCAGGGAATGACCCGCCCCGTCCTGCTCTCCGGCGTCCCCCCCACCTACACCCGCGAAGCCCGCGCCGCCCGCGTCGAGGGCATGGTCCTCGTGCAGTGCGTGGTCACCGTCGACGGCGCCGCCCGCAACTGCCGCATCCTCAAGGGCTTGCCGCACCTCGAAGACGCCGTCCTCCGCGCGATCGCCACGCACCGCTACAAGCCCAGCACCTTCGCCGGAGAGCCGGTGACCGTGCGGTACACCTTCTCGTTCCGCTTCAAGCTCGAGTGA